The window ACAAAGCCCATCTGGGCCCGCAGTTTATGggcccttcccccccccccccccccccttctctttccttctctctctctctctctctctctctctctctctcgttctccCCCCGTTCTCTCTCCTCTGTTTGAAAGTGGACAAAGAAATGCTGAGAATAAAACTGAAAAGCCAACCAATTCTAACAACTTCGAAATTTCATTCTTAAATTTGAAGAAATCTCTGATTAAAAGTTACAAATCACACTTTAATTACGTCTTAATCATCCCCACCATCcgcaacctctctctctctctctctctacagaAGCTCAACTAACGTCAAAGGAACTCAAGGGATACAGTGCTTCAAAGACCAACACAACAAACGAACCCACCTCTCCAACTCTTGACCtctgctttctctctctaggatttttgtgagagagagagagagattatgaAGCTCTCTGCTTTGCACCAGAGCTACCTCACCAGGCGGAGCAACAGCTTCAGGGGATCGGCGCCTTTGGACTCCTCATCTGACGGCAAGTCGCCGGCGACGCTGTCCTGGCTCCTACTCCATGGCCTCTGCTGCCTCATCAGCCTCGTCCTCGGCTTCCGCTTCTCTCGcctcgtcttcttcttcctcttctccaCCTCCATTTCCAATCTCTATCCGGCGCCGTTTCGGTCAGTTGCTGATCACACCGTCAGAAATCTAGAGTTCCCCGCGAACCCGGTCCAGAGTCTCGAGTTTAATCTCAACAGGAACGCCACCACCGGCAGCTCCAGCAGCCGGGTCGTCGTCGGGCGGCATGGGATCCGAATCCGGCCGTGGCCGCACCCGAACCCGACCGAGACCATGAAGGCGCACCGCATAATTGAGACGGTTCAGAGGGAGCAGAGGAGGCAGTTCGGAGTCAGCAACCCCAAAACGGTCATCGCTGTCACGCCCACCTACGCTCGGACCTTCCAGGCGCTGCATTTGACTGGCGTTATGCACTCGCTGATGCTGGTGCCGTACGACGTCGTCTGGATCGTCATCGAGGCCGGCGGGGTCACGAAGGAGACGGCCTCGATTGTGTCCAAGTCGGGGCTCCGGATCATCCACGAGGGGTTTGATCAACGGATGGCTAATACTTGGGATGGCCGCCGCCTGCTGGAGGCTCGGATGCGGCTTCGTGCTTTGAGGTGAATTCTcagtttttaatgttttattttcatttgtttactTCTGTTAATAAGTTATTCTTCGAAAATTGCGGTTAAATTTCACGGAAGATGAAAAATGAAGCTTAACCAAATGATTATGGATATTCTAATTACACTTATAATTCTGTAGTTATTATTATTTGTCAGAATTAAAGCAATTGAAGATGTGTTTAGTTTGTAAAATGTGGGTTGCATTTAGTTTACGAGTTTGACTTTGTGTGCAATGGAGCAGAATTGTGAGAGAGCAGAAGCTGGACGGGATAGTGATGTTTGCGGACGATAGTAATATGCACAGTATGGAGCTTTTCGATGAGTTGCAGAATGTGAAATGGTTTGGTGCTGTTTCGGTGGGAATACTTGCTCATTCAGAGAATACAGATGAATCGTCTGAGGCCACAGttcagaaaaaggaagaagggGAGAACCAGTCAATGCCAATTCAAGGTCCTGCTTGTAACTCATCCAATAAGTTGATTGGTTGGCACACCTTTAACACCTTGCCCTATGTGGGAAAGAGCGCAAATTACATTGATGATCGAGCACCTGTACTACCCAAGAAGCTGGAGTGGGCTGGGTTTGTATTGAATTCACGGTTGCTTTGGAGTGAAGCTGAAGATAAACCAGAGTGGGTTAATGATCTAGATAGTATTGGTGGTGCTGATGAGCTGATAGTGAGCCCTCTATTCTTGTTGAAGGACTTGTCTTTGGTTGAGCCACTTGGAAATTGTGGGCGCCAAGTTTTGCTCTGGTGGCTCCGTGTTGAAGCTCGTTTCGATAGTAAATTTCCTCCCAGGTGAGTCTTTCTTATTTTGCTCATTGTATTCAACACTATTCCTATTGATTCAACGCAGTTTGGTTGTTCATTTTTGACCTGTTGATGATCCGCAAGCTAGGTGTGGGGGTGCTTCCTTGTTTGCTTTTTTGTATCTTATGAACCCCAGCGGGTGATGTATATGTTATCATATACAATACCGGAAAACTACATGataattttagaaaatttttGTGGACTTAGGTAGATATTTGCCAGCCAATTTAGGATATTTCTTGTGTCTAACACTCAAGTCCTGTGCCTAGATTTTGAGAACTTTTCCTTTACAACACATTCAGCATGATCTTTATAGTGTGTCTCATGACTGTTGGTGCTATGGTGTTGTGGAGTCTCTATATCCCAAATCCTGTGCCCATTTCCACCTAAAATATCTGCAAATATTACAATTTTTCTTGATCCAATGTATTAATGGGAGACTTTATCATTTAGTCCTTTTCCTACTACCTGTAGCCAAAAAATGGCTAAGTGGTTATATAGTGCTAGTGTAAATGCTGCTACATTATATTAGGACTTGACTAAAAATAACTTCTCCCCCTAGATATTAGTTGTATTGTATCTAGAAGTCAATTCAAGTATTAGCGACACTTGTGATTTATCCCAACTGATCCAGTCTATTATAAGATTCAGATTCATGGCACATATGGCATATCCATTTGTGCTTAGTGTCTTATGTTGGTTGATATGAGAATTTAGAGCAGGATTTGATGAGCCAACGCATTACATTCACATGCAACTTCTCATCTCACAATCTGAAAAAGACATGCTAGTATTGGACTTGAATTGACCCAAGTTGAAATAAGATGTGACTTCTCAATAACCACGTGATAGAATTTCTATTGACCGGGaaaaaaatgatcaaatttCGTGGACAAGATTTATACGATCCTTATTTAACACCTCTTTATGTAATTAACATATATACCTACTTGATTCCCTTTCTCATTATTTCCTGTTCCAGCCTTTTATCTATCCTAGAGAAAGTAGGACCTTGTAGGCTCTATATATAAATTGGTAATATCATTTGTGTTTCTTTTTGGTAAAGAATGGATTTGGTACTTTAATTAATATCACTAGGAATAAACATGTCTTTTTGTTGTAATACCATAAGTGTACCTGTAATTTTTTGTAATACCACAACTACTACCCTTTAGTATGTTTTTTCAGTATAGTAAAACAATTGGTACGGTTGAAGGAAATTAATTTgcaaaatgattttgaaaatgtaaattgttttggagaaaataattttctgattaGTAAATTTTCTAGCATTTTAAACTATAATGTATGTAGATAACAAAAACATGAAATAGTTATCATTTTATTCTTCTAGGTGTTGCGATAGTCTTATTATCAGTAGCAACTAGAAAAATATGGCATTTGAAATGTTTGTCGGTCAGTAtgtgagaaaaattattttgtagaaaggcattttggtacccaaagccagtttatttttaattcttaagAGTTAGTAGACATTGCAATGGTAATCAGTCTTATTCTCATTCTAATTATAGAGAATTAATTAGCATTTTAATGGGAATATAATATTCCGGTTCCTtctcatttattaatttatccTGATTCAATTAAGTTCTGTAGCATTTTGAAGGGCTGACCGAGATTTCAGAAATTTCTGGTTTATGTCCATATAGCTGATGGCGGTTGTTGTTTCATACCAATTTATGTTTGATATGTGAAGTGTAATGTATCACGTATGTGCTGTATGTAATTGCTGTCTCACATCCTAACAGTTGAAAAATATATCCTATTGTATCATAGATTCTATAATATGGAAGGTCCGCTCATGAGGGTTTTTGAGTGTTCAAGACATAATTGTTGtcccacatttttttatttggtgtccATGCCTTTGTGAAGTCGCATTCTTTTTCATGTTATCACGATGTCTTCATATTTTATGATTTAGCTTAGAGTATTCTTTCCAGTCCCAAGTATATTAGTCCCATCTTTTCGTTTCTTAATAAAGCAGGTTGTGTAATTTGTAAGTTCCCTTTTGTTTATTGCATCGTCAGAAGTCTttcctctccttttttttctctttgggcTAAAGGGTATTCTAGGTTCACCCAGGAAGAAGTGATCTAAGTCCCCCGTTACTTGTGTGCGAAGACTGGATTCCATTAACTCCTTGTGAGGGCAATTCTGATTGGAAACTTGATCTGCCTTTATGAACTTGTACAAACTACACTTAGTATTTCGTGTTTGTGTTTTTATGCTCCCATGGGACATTGTTTGTCATTTCTTTGTGATCTGATAGTTAATAGTGAAATTTTACCTCACAAGAAACGAATAATATATTTGGTCCATGAGTCTGTCTTGTTTTGTGTGCAACATCAGTGATCGTATTTAGTGTATAGTTACATTTGATTCTCCATGAACTCAGCTTTTTATCACGCTAGCATGATTCCTCTGCTCTCTGTTTGATCATTAGTTTGAATTTTTCTTGTACAGATGGACTATCAACCCACCTTTGGAAATCACTGTACCATCAAAACGTACACCATGGCCTGATGCTCCACCTGAACTCCCATCTAATGAAAAAACAGAAACTGCAGTTGAAGAGCACACAATGAAGCGTCCTATAAAAATCCATGCACCCAGAACGAAGAGAAGTTCTCGAAGCAAGAGGAAGCACGAGACAAAAACAATTGACATGCAGGCTTCTGCAAGGCATACTGAACAGGACTGAAACACTTGCCATCAACGCTCAAAATATATACTGCTGTGTGAATTTGAGGCTTCAGTCTTCAGCATTGGGAAAATTTATATGAAGATGCATCGAAAACTTAGTTGAAGAGGCCGAGAAGCATATGCTGTCAGCAGTTTCGTACAGTGAGGTACCTTTATTACCGGGGCTAGTTGATTGTGCATTCGAGTTTGATTCTTATCTTagtttcacaaattttttatttttttatttttattttttgggatgTGGGTGCTTGATTTTCTAGCCTCATGCAAAATGTAGGTCGTCGTCGCGACCAATTGAGTCTGCTGCATCTTGTGCCTTGCAGGAAGTTGTATTTTATATGCTCCAAAATGTTACATATTCTGCTAAATAGAAATCATAGAGTTGTGTTCAGTTGGATTGCGTAGAAATGAAACGATACAAAATATAATAACAACTTCACCATTCATTTCCCGAACACCGCCTTTCGTAATTTTAGTTGAAGCCACAGCTGACCGAGCAATTGCCCTTACTGCCCATTATAAATTTGTGGAGAAAAAGTCAGATTTCGGGCCAATGCAATTTGGAACCTGAAAAAATTGACCTTCGCACACTCCGTTAATACGGCatgcttttgtttatttatgacatttaaattgaataaataaaaaaaatataaaaaaataaaagatacgAAACGAAGGTGTGGGAATGGAGAAAGTGAGGATGcggaaatttcaaatttgaaggAGCATCTTGGCGCCAGCGAGCCGATCATTAGATTCCAGAGTTTCCACTGAATATATGGTTAACGGTAAACTCTGATGGAAGCAACTGTGGGAGCGGGAATCTAGAAGAATGGCCCAAAGACGACAAGTTGAGCAAAACCGTCGGTTTGGGGTCCATTTTTCTGGATAAATAGGTAAATAGgctaatattaaaagaaaaggtCGTGGATGAGGGCAGCCGAGGCGACTCTTCCCCACACCTCCGGCGGGGCGGGGCGgccgcgggggggggggggggtgtgtgcCGCATGCCTTAGGACCAATGAGGTCATTTACAAATTTAGGTGGCAAAGTTAAAATGAGAGCGAATTTAGTGGGAAATTTACGTAGCATTCAATGTTGTAAGTGTTTTAATTGTTAAGTTGATTttcattagatttgattttccacagctatttgattttttttttttcaatcttaGTAATTTAATTTTCGTACCAATCAGTATTACGAACTATTAAAGAAGAATAAAACTTGTTCACCTTTTGTACacatttattggttaatttgttcaatttaacgacaaaaaaaaagagtaatatACAACAAGTGAAATAGTAAGTGTACGAAATTTGTTCTcccattaatattattattatgggATACCACACGACATTCCTAGAGTGTAGGTAAGTCCAAGCTGAGGTTAGGACGGTGAAACCCAAATGCAAAAGTTAGGACGGTGAAACCCAAATGCAAAAGCCCCCACCTCTATCCTGCCGGAGGGTGGTGTTATTTTATGTGGGCGCTGGCTCCCTCACAAGAGGTGTGAGTCCGAGTGCCAAGTACAAGAGTTCTTATCCTCTGTGTTGCCTTGCCGCACAGAGGGTCTTCCTCGAGACTTCCTTCGTGAAAATGGACATGTTTTCATGATCACGATCGCTATCCACGTCTTGTGtcgttttattttctttaaagtaCCAATAATACTTTTCTATATTcatatttatgtatatatggaactttgaacaaaatatatgaaattcgACTCGAGAATGTTTTCTCCTATTTCATTAGATACAAGAGGTATTTGTCGGTTTGCCAATTGAACTTGTATAGAGTtgctaatttttcattttggcaAGTGGCCTTTTACcacaatggtggaaatgtgttgaGCCCTTGCATGACGGCATGGGTTCAAACCTCATCAGTGattaatataacaaaatttatcgtttgacaaaaaaataaaaaatttccccTCCAAGCTTTAATTTTAGATGTTTACTCATCTGAACTCTTATAATTATCCAATTTCCACCATGAACTTTAACTTTAGCCGATTACCctctaaaattttataaatagccaattccGCTAGcgttagattttaaaattttcatccatccaattcCCCATTCTTTTTTTGCTTCATATAGTTTTCATGTGTTGTCTCCGTGATCAAAATAGATGGAAAATTGGATGAATTTTGTAAATCTAGCGTCAGGCGAAAAATTGGCTATTTATGAAAGTTTAGGGGGGGGtaatcaactaaaattaaagttcaaggagaaattagctaattataaaagttcagaagagataattgactaaaattaaagttcagggaaGAAATTGACAACTCTACACAAATTTAAGAACAAATCGACAAATATGGCTAGATAGAATACAACCCTACTTGACATATAGGCCTCGTTTGGTAGttcggactgtactgactatttctgtcggataggataaatagccaccggatagtactgactaaattagtcgggtgtttggtgcagtatcggactagtgaccgtattatttatactgtgtttggtattatactagataggaggaatcaaactttaaaaaaaaaaaaaatttaaaaagtgaaatcatttttttgttcccagatctctccgcaccccccaaacaccctccctctctcccttcttcttcctcgactgcagaagaatcccaaataattATTCCCTAGCTCTCTCCGCCAcaccccccaaactccctctctttctctcccatattcttcttccccgactaaataatccaggcgttttggttggttttattaagcgggTGTATACCGTGTTATCCTATCCGACCGCTTAAATTAATCCGGCGCTTATTTAGTACGAGTGAACGCCAAACACCCGAGTCCGTATAACTAATCCTATCCGATCCTTTATCCGATCTGCCAAACAGGGCGATAGGGTATTGGTGAGTTGGCTCTTGGAAGTTTATATTATTCTTAtagctagctagggttttcCCAAACTCCATAACCGGCGATATGGGCCAAATTAATATATGGCTGCTGCTATACAGTCATTAGGGAGAGAGATTGGGTATGGGTGGAAGGTAGTTGATCCATTTGCTCTGTGTCACTTGTTAGTTGGATATCGTATCATGAATTAATTAATAACGTGACCTAACAGTCCAAGTGAAAGGCAATGTAACCATCTAAGTTGACCCTTCACCTATGTTTGCATGccatatgatttttttattccATTTTATCCCACTTTACACTAGATAATGGGGAGGAACATGCCATACATTATCTTCTTGTTCAAGTTCTCTTATCCTTGAAGATAAttgcttttttattattttgtaaaagtactttttTTTCGAACTTTTTGTAAAAATACGTGAGTATGAAGAAGCTTTTTATAATTAGTAGGATTCAAATATCTCAAACTAATTATTATTAAGGGTTTGAGATCGAGAATACTAGCTGCCTTCATAATATTTTTTGCCTATCGGGACTTTCGAAAACTTTGGTATGCTCCAATGTATGACATACACCAAATGAATGAAGAGTTGATATGCAACCAAAGATTCAACTATCAAAGATCTCATAATTGAAGCCGTCCAAATGATAGGTCAACCAAATAAAATCATCTCTCGATTAAAAATCTAATGTATTGTTAAGTAATTTAACGATTTTCACTTTAATTGAATTTTAGAATATAAGATACAACaataaaaatgaacaaaatcTTGATCACAAAAGCACAATGGACTAAAAGGTAGCTTAGCACAATTTCCTTATGGTGACAAGAAGATAATCTAAACCTAGATACCaatattttgatatatagttgGAGTCTTGGAGACATAACAATGAATTGGCTAATGAATCTAACATGTTTGCAGTCGCATACGCCTCATGTTGTTgctaaattaaaaagaaagaaaaaagaaattgagaTCGAAATAAGATTCATCAAATATTCAAAAGTAGATGTTGTCATGTTCCTGCATGAGTACATGAatctttatgttttgtttggtaTTCTTCATCTACCAAAGCTGCATTAACCCTCTCGCACACAGTTCGAGCACTTTGACCGGTAGttcggaagaaattttttattgtgatcggAACACGGA of the Pyrus communis chromosome 1, drPyrComm1.1, whole genome shotgun sequence genome contains:
- the LOC137748091 gene encoding beta-1,4-xylosyltransferase IRX14-like, encoding MKLSALHQSYLTRRSNSFRGSAPLDSSSDGKSPATLSWLLLHGLCCLISLVLGFRFSRLVFFFLFSTSISNLYPAPFRSVADHTVRNLEFPANPVQSLEFNLNRNATTGSSSSRVVVGRHGIRIRPWPHPNPTETMKAHRIIETVQREQRRQFGVSNPKTVIAVTPTYARTFQALHLTGVMHSLMLVPYDVVWIVIEAGGVTKETASIVSKSGLRIIHEGFDQRMANTWDGRRLLEARMRLRALRIVREQKLDGIVMFADDSNMHSMELFDELQNVKWFGAVSVGILAHSENTDESSEATVQKKEEGENQSMPIQGPACNSSNKLIGWHTFNTLPYVGKSANYIDDRAPVLPKKLEWAGFVLNSRLLWSEAEDKPEWVNDLDSIGGADELIVSPLFLLKDLSLVEPLGNCGRQVLLWWLRVEARFDSKFPPRWTINPPLEITVPSKRTPWPDAPPELPSNEKTETAVEEHTMKRPIKIHAPRTKRSSRSKRKHETKTIDMQASARHTEQD